In Dermacentor andersoni chromosome 4, qqDerAnde1_hic_scaffold, whole genome shotgun sequence, the following proteins share a genomic window:
- the LOC126535881 gene encoding uncharacterized protein — protein MEVENMGDCTDTKEKVEIACILARILAAESEADAAKAVKDRIKRQLLLNGCTFYALALPTRVCNRSTWAFIRHEKWFEETVPHLGGHNFKQSFRVNPSTFRFLVESLRHVLEKQVTNMRDPITAEKRVAIGLYKLCSSAEDRTVANLFGVGRSSVNVIYREFCAAVVSVLESDWIRMITEEEMPRHIQEFEAVCDFPQAVGALDGCHFPISPPKKYATDYYNYKGWHSIILLALVDHKYRFRYCNVGAPGRCHDAHVFGVSRLSKIVNSPLFKAPVAAVGTTAVPPIILCDQAFPLTPNLMKPFGHRTVISEAERNFNCHLSGARRIVENAFGRLKARFRFIAKRMECSVGNARLAIRACCVLNNICEHFNDSVHPQWLSEVQQSNATFPQPSRRTEAEIGNASAIRTALVEYYKRRN, from the exons ATGGAGGTCGAGAATATGGGGGACTGCACGGACACGAAGGAAAAAGTCGAAATAGCATGCATTTTGGCAAggattcttgctgcagagagcgaAGCAGACGCCGCAAAGGCAGTCAAAGACCGTATTAAGCGGCAGTTGCTACTCAACGGGTGTACATTTTATGCCTTGGCGCTTCCCACGAGAGTCTGCAACCGATCGACGTGGGCTTTCATCCGCCACGAAAAGTGGTTCGAGGAGACTGTGCCTCACCTCGGTGGCCACAACTTCAAGCAGTCGTTTCGAGTGAACCCCTCAACGTTCCGGTTTCTCGTGGAAAGTCTGCGCCATGTGCTCGAAAAACAAGTTACCAACATGCGTGACCCGATCACTGCGGAAAAGCGTGTCGCCATTGGCCTCTACAAATTGTGCTCTTCTGCCGAAGATAGAACTGTGGCAAACCTCTTCGGCGTTGGGCGCTCATCCGTCAACGTCATTTACAGAGAGTTTTGCGCAGCTGTTGTCTCTGTGCTCGAAAGTGACTGGATCAGAATGATTACTGAAGAGGAAATGCCTAGGCACATCCAAGAGTTCGAAGCCGTGTGCGATTTCCCTCAAGCTGTCGGTGCCCTTGATGGCTGCCATTTCCCTATTTCGCCTCCAAAGAAGTACGCCACCGACTACTACAACTACAAGGGTTG gcACAGTATTATCCTACTAGCATTGGTCGACCACAAGTATCGATTCAGATACTGCAATGTCGGTGCCCCAGGACGCTGCCACGACGCACATGTGTTTGGTGTTTCACGGCTGTCGAAGATTGTCAACAGTCCCCTTTTCAAAGCACCTGTTGCCGCAGTGGGTACCACAGCAGTCCCACCGATAATATTATGCGATCAAGCATTTCCACTAACCCCAAACCTCATGAAGCCATTTGGACACCGAACTGTCATCAGTGAagctgaaaggaatttcaactGTCATTTATCTGGAGCAAGGAGGATAGTTGAAAACGCATTCGGAAGGCTAAAGGCCCGGTTCCGTTTCATTGCGAAAAGAATGGAGTGTTCTGTTGGCAATGCCCGTTTGGCTATACGAGCATGCTGCGTGCTCAATAACATTTGCGAGCACTTCAACGACAGTGTCCACCCACAGTGGTTAAGTGAGGTGCAGCAGTCCAATGCTACATTTCCACAGCCATCACGCAGAACAGAAGCTGAAATTGGAAATGCATCCGCCATCAGGACAGCACTTGTGGAATATTACAAGCGAAGGAACTGA